A genomic window from Lycium barbarum isolate Lr01 chromosome 4, ASM1917538v2, whole genome shotgun sequence includes:
- the LOC132636823 gene encoding pseudo histidine-containing phosphotransfer protein 2-like isoform X2: protein MASDFARYIAKLRQLLFDEEILNRRFVELEWLENDAEGFLEDVYGEYFRDAAKILRLMGAEMKQRPYHIPEIKRLLNRFKKKTISIGAVKVKHQINCMWQNLKRGDFEALTSVFEGIKRENELVQFRLESYFKVRKQGPPAEIEDRPEYGYMDTDSE from the exons ATGGCAAGTGATTTTGCTCGATACATTGCCAAATTGAGGCAGTTACTTTTCGATGAG GAAATTCTTAATAGGCGATTTGTGGAACTGGAATGGTTGGAAAATGACGCTGAGGGGTTTCTTGAGGATGTTTATGGTGAATATTTCAGGGATGCTGCTAAAATTCTTCGCTTAATGGGGGCAGAAAT GAAACAACGTCCCTACCATATCCCTGAGATAAAGAGGCTCCTTAATCGATTCAAGAAAAAAACCATCAG TATAGGAGCTGTAAAAGTGAAGCACCAAATCAATTGCATGTGGCAAAACTTGAAGCGTGGAGATTTTGAAGC GTTAACGTCTGTGTTTGAGGGTATTAAACGGGAAAATGAACTTGTGCAGTTTAGGCTGGAGAGCTACTTCAAG GTGAGGAAGCAAGGTCCACCTGCTGAGATAGAGGACCGACCTGAGTACGGGTATATGGATACAGACAGCGAGTAG